A region of Parachlamydia acanthamoebae DNA encodes the following proteins:
- the folP gene encoding dihydropteroate synthase: protein MSKAKLMGILNVTPDSFFDGGRYKDTEKAIARGLQMEHDGADILDIGGESTRPGSLSVSEEEELARVVPVIQALRLQTKCVLSIDTMKPLIAAAAIEAGASLINDVGGFGIPLMREIAASFDVDVCVMHMQGEPRTMQQNPAYKEGVVPHLMHWFEHRVNELKKNGVKEERIILDPGIGFGKTVDDNLQIIQNLSLFKSMGFRVLLGASRKSFLSKIVNKSSADVLSETIAVNVIGLQQGVDIIRVHDVKEHRGVIDLMERFV from the coding sequence ATGTCTAAGGCTAAATTAATGGGAATTTTAAATGTGACTCCAGATTCATTTTTTGATGGGGGAAGATACAAAGATACAGAGAAAGCCATAGCCCGTGGATTGCAAATGGAGCACGATGGAGCTGATATTTTAGATATTGGAGGAGAATCCACTCGTCCCGGGTCTTTATCTGTTTCTGAAGAAGAAGAATTAGCTCGCGTTGTCCCTGTTATCCAAGCTCTTCGTTTACAAACAAAATGTGTGTTGTCGATCGACACCATGAAACCTCTGATTGCAGCCGCCGCTATCGAGGCAGGGGCATCTCTTATCAATGATGTGGGTGGATTTGGCATTCCTCTCATGCGAGAAATTGCAGCCTCTTTTGATGTGGACGTTTGTGTGATGCATATGCAAGGTGAGCCTCGCACGATGCAACAAAATCCTGCTTATAAAGAGGGCGTAGTGCCTCATTTGATGCACTGGTTTGAACACCGTGTGAATGAATTAAAAAAAAATGGTGTAAAAGAAGAAAGAATTATTCTAGATCCTGGCATCGGATTTGGAAAAACGGTTGATGATAATCTTCAAATTATACAAAATCTATCCTTGTTCAAGTCGATGGGTTTTCGTGTTTTGTTGGGAGCATCACGCAAGTCTTTTCTTTCCAAAATCGTGAATAAATCCTCTGCGGATGTTTTGTCGGAGACGATCGCTGTCAATGTCATAGGTTTACAGCAGGGTGTCGACATAATTCGTGTGCATGATGTAAAAGAACATCGTGGAGTTATAGATCTCATGGAGAGATTTGTTTAA
- a CDS encoding cytochrome ubiquinol oxidase subunit I produces the protein MDVEILARFQFALTIMFHYIYPPLSIGVGLFLVCVEATYLKTKNPIYLQIGKFWTRIFALTFAIGVATGIVMEFEFGTNWATYSRYVGDVFGSALAAEGVFAFFLESGFLAIMLFGWNRVKPKTHFFATLMVCLGAHFSAVWIVVANSWMQTPAGYHIVGEGLNARAEIVDFWAMVFNPSSVDRLAHTLVGAWLAGMFLVISVSAYYLLKKKHFDFARCSLKIALSIAFVSLILQLILGDMSAKGVAQNQPAKLAAFEGLFETQSEAPLTLFGIVNTQERRVDYQIAVPKLLSFLSFGDSSAIIQGLDKVPEKDWPNVKAVFQVYRLMIAMWACMFLLTVIAIYLWWKGTLFTNVWVLRIMTFSVLFPQLANEAGWVAAEMGRYPWIVQGLLRISEGLSKSVTANQVFGSIVMFSVVYFFLFVMFIYLLNEKIKHGPTDEDLTSPYHNLLTYVKEL, from the coding sequence ATGGACGTAGAAATACTCGCCCGCTTTCAATTTGCTCTTACTATCATGTTTCACTATATCTATCCACCTCTTAGCATAGGTGTAGGCTTATTCTTGGTTTGCGTAGAAGCCACTTATCTGAAGACAAAAAATCCTATTTACCTGCAAATTGGAAAGTTCTGGACACGCATTTTTGCATTGACATTTGCGATTGGTGTAGCCACGGGCATTGTCATGGAATTCGAGTTTGGTACAAACTGGGCAACCTATTCACGCTATGTTGGAGATGTATTTGGCAGTGCATTGGCTGCGGAAGGAGTCTTTGCTTTCTTTCTCGAATCCGGTTTTTTAGCAATCATGCTTTTTGGATGGAATCGCGTAAAACCTAAAACACACTTTTTTGCAACCCTCATGGTTTGCTTGGGAGCACATTTTAGTGCCGTGTGGATTGTAGTGGCTAACTCTTGGATGCAAACGCCTGCCGGTTATCATATTGTCGGGGAAGGCCTAAATGCGCGTGCTGAGATAGTTGATTTTTGGGCGATGGTTTTTAATCCGTCATCCGTCGACAGGCTTGCTCATACACTTGTTGGAGCATGGCTTGCGGGAATGTTTCTCGTGATCAGTGTTTCCGCCTACTATTTGCTCAAGAAAAAACACTTTGATTTTGCAAGATGCTCCTTGAAAATCGCCTTAAGTATCGCTTTTGTTTCCTTAATTCTTCAACTTATCTTAGGTGACATGAGTGCCAAAGGGGTTGCACAAAATCAGCCAGCTAAACTTGCGGCTTTTGAAGGACTCTTTGAAACCCAAAGCGAAGCTCCCCTAACTCTTTTTGGAATCGTCAACACCCAGGAAAGGCGTGTTGACTATCAGATTGCGGTTCCGAAACTTTTAAGTTTTCTCTCTTTTGGAGATTCTTCAGCCATCATTCAAGGCCTTGATAAAGTTCCCGAAAAGGATTGGCCAAATGTAAAGGCTGTCTTTCAAGTATACCGCTTAATGATCGCCATGTGGGCGTGCATGTTTCTTTTAACGGTTATCGCCATCTATTTGTGGTGGAAAGGGACTTTATTCACAAATGTATGGGTACTTCGGATCATGACCTTTTCCGTTCTTTTCCCACAGCTTGCCAATGAAGCGGGTTGGGTTGCGGCAGAAATGGGGAGATATCCATGGATTGTACAGGGCTTACTTCGCATATCTGAAGGCTTATCAAAATCGGTGACTGCCAATCAAGTTTTTGGATCCATTGTCATGTTTTCGGTTGTGTACTTCTTCTTATTTGTCATGTTTATTTATTTGCTCAACGAAAAAATCAAGCACGGTCCCACTGACGAAGATCTCACAAGCCCTTATCACAACCTCCTCACCTACGTAAAGGAACTATAA
- the cydB gene encoding cytochrome d ubiquinol oxidase subunit II yields MINASSLEFIWFSAFVALVTGYAILDGFDLGVGMLHLFSKKDEERRLMLNSIGPVWDGNEVWLVTAGGALFAGFPDIYATLCSAFYVPLMILLGGLIFRAVAIEFRSKRPMPWWRWMWDVLFSLASLIIALALGVVLGNLIRGLPLDAQKEFTGDLSSLLHPYALLIGIMAVALFCMHGGIFILMKTEGELHDKIRSWINPFIIFFIITYSLVTMATLIYMPHMIKTIQERPIFFLLAVGNMLSIANIPREINQGKDWLAFVSSCFNIVFLMLLYAVGTYPEVVRAINDPSLSLTIYNSASSEKTLEILIIIALIGIPLVLAYTTAIYWIFHGKVKLDSSSY; encoded by the coding sequence ATGATTAATGCTTCTTCTCTCGAATTTATCTGGTTTAGTGCCTTTGTTGCCCTCGTTACAGGATACGCCATTTTAGATGGCTTTGATTTAGGTGTGGGTATGTTACATCTTTTTTCCAAGAAGGATGAAGAACGCCGTTTAATGCTAAACTCTATCGGTCCGGTATGGGATGGAAATGAAGTATGGCTTGTTACAGCTGGAGGAGCTCTATTTGCAGGCTTTCCAGATATCTACGCAACATTGTGCTCTGCTTTTTACGTTCCCCTTATGATTCTTTTAGGAGGACTAATCTTTCGAGCTGTTGCCATCGAATTTCGCAGTAAACGCCCTATGCCTTGGTGGAGATGGATGTGGGACGTGCTGTTTAGCTTAGCAAGTTTGATTATTGCCTTAGCACTGGGCGTTGTTTTGGGAAATCTCATTAGAGGGCTCCCACTTGATGCTCAAAAAGAGTTTACAGGAGACCTATCTTCTCTACTTCATCCTTATGCTCTATTAATCGGAATTATGGCCGTTGCGTTATTCTGCATGCATGGTGGTATTTTCATTTTGATGAAAACAGAAGGAGAATTACATGATAAAATCCGTTCATGGATAAATCCTTTTATCATTTTCTTCATTATCACCTATTCCTTAGTCACTATGGCCACACTCATTTACATGCCACATATGATTAAAACGATCCAGGAACGCCCCATTTTCTTTCTGCTTGCCGTGGGAAATATGCTTTCCATAGCAAACATCCCCCGTGAGATTAACCAAGGAAAGGATTGGCTCGCCTTTGTCTCTTCCTGCTTCAATATTGTGTTCTTAATGCTACTCTATGCTGTCGGAACTTACCCAGAGGTTGTACGTGCGATTAATGATCCAAGCTTAAGTCTGACGATCTATAATTCAGCTTCTTCTGAAAAAACCCTGGAAATTCTGATTATCATCGCCTTGATTGGAATCCCCTTGGTGCTAGCTTATACGACAGCCATTTACTGGATCTTTCATGGAAAAGTAAAATTGGATTCGTCAAGTTACTAG
- a CDS encoding RsmE family RNA methyltransferase: MPAERYYIPQPFQKGSELIIEGQEFHHLVHVMRTQVGESVEVVNGEGGFGHAVLEHLEKKRAIFRVEETVQHPKPAFEVILAQAIPKINRLDFILEKGTELGMTQFWLFPSQRGERKQLTEHQIERMRALSIAAMKQCGSFYLPTILMKPPLEKWERNLPLPALFGNVQPDAPSCVEKLKQERFQNGVIFFVGPESGFSYEEEKTLQALDVEGVKLHPHILRTDTAAIAALCAITQQRLHV, translated from the coding sequence GTGCCAGCCGAAAGATATTACATTCCTCAACCTTTTCAGAAAGGATCTGAGTTGATTATAGAAGGACAGGAATTCCACCATCTGGTCCATGTGATGCGTACGCAAGTTGGGGAAAGTGTCGAAGTTGTCAATGGGGAAGGCGGATTTGGGCATGCCGTTTTAGAGCACCTTGAAAAAAAGAGGGCTATCTTTCGTGTTGAAGAGACCGTTCAACATCCAAAGCCAGCATTCGAAGTTATTCTTGCCCAAGCAATTCCAAAAATTAATCGTTTGGATTTTATTCTTGAGAAAGGGACAGAATTGGGCATGACACAATTTTGGCTTTTCCCTTCACAGCGTGGGGAGCGCAAACAGCTTACAGAGCATCAAATTGAGCGGATGCGTGCCCTTTCAATTGCAGCGATGAAACAATGTGGCAGTTTTTATTTGCCTACGATTCTTATGAAACCACCCCTAGAAAAATGGGAAAGGAATCTTCCTTTGCCCGCCCTTTTTGGAAATGTTCAACCAGATGCACCTTCTTGTGTTGAAAAGCTTAAGCAAGAGCGCTTTCAGAATGGTGTTATTTTTTTTGTTGGACCAGAAAGTGGATTCAGTTATGAAGAAGAAAAAACACTTCAAGCATTGGATGTTGAAGGGGTGAAGCTTCACCCCCATATTTTAAGAACCGATACAGCCGCAATAGCAGCTCTTTGTGCAATCACTCAACAGCGACTCCATGTTTAA
- the pyk gene encoding pyruvate kinase: MITKTKVICTIGPSVNSLEKIQALIQAGMNVARLNFSHQTHKEHLETIQLLKQARTNLNTPLAIMLDTKGPEIRLGRIKDQERLLKPGQKWLLVKEIIEGDSNQVTITPPEIIDQLTVGMQVLFDDGYISSRVVEVTSNGVLVEIFNGGLIRSGKGVNIPNTSLNLPALTDHDIADIRFGCEQDIDIIAASFIRSAEHVLTIKRLLEQEKKSSILIIAKIENSEGVQNFDSIVKVADGIMIARGDLGVEVPLSLVPKLQKMMIRKCYIAGKPSVTATQMLESMIHNPRPTRAEVSDVANAIYDSTSAVMLSGETAIGHYPIEAVTMMKEIIKETEEDFDHYHHFSMQTPYISNDVPTAVSLATVKISHTANAKAIFTFTNSGGTARLLSRLRPPMPIIALTPNEKCYNQMALNWGVIPCKEAEPVKNIQDAFKQISSFALEKGHVNSGDLVLVTAGSPFGFTGTTNMMIVESIGDVLVRGMVGFGPRVHGNICFALSSDSKEVYEVKGKLLVITNCDESYLPLIKESLGVILENFPNDKTSEQFLKKMMESLHKPYLCQAAHATRILKEGGMVTLDPEKKIIYKGIVLNV; the protein is encoded by the coding sequence ATGATTACGAAGACTAAGGTCATTTGTACAATAGGCCCTTCTGTTAATTCCTTAGAAAAAATACAGGCACTCATCCAAGCTGGCATGAATGTGGCGCGTTTAAATTTTAGTCACCAAACGCATAAAGAGCATTTAGAAACCATTCAATTGCTCAAACAAGCACGCACAAATCTCAATACACCTCTCGCCATCATGCTGGACACAAAGGGCCCTGAAATACGACTTGGACGTATTAAAGATCAAGAACGCCTCTTAAAACCAGGTCAAAAATGGCTTCTTGTTAAAGAAATCATCGAGGGTGATAGCAATCAAGTCACCATCACACCGCCCGAAATCATTGATCAATTAACTGTTGGCATGCAGGTTCTTTTTGATGATGGCTATATTTCTTCACGCGTTGTTGAAGTGACTTCCAATGGCGTCTTGGTTGAAATTTTTAACGGAGGACTCATTCGCTCTGGCAAAGGGGTCAATATCCCTAATACCTCGCTAAACCTCCCGGCTTTAACAGACCATGACATTGCGGATATTCGATTCGGATGTGAACAGGATATTGATATCATTGCAGCCTCCTTCATCCGATCTGCTGAGCATGTTTTAACCATTAAAAGATTGCTTGAGCAAGAAAAAAAATCATCCATTCTTATTATAGCCAAAATTGAAAATAGTGAGGGGGTTCAAAACTTTGACAGCATTGTGAAAGTAGCTGATGGAATCATGATCGCACGCGGTGATTTAGGTGTGGAAGTCCCTTTAAGTCTAGTCCCTAAATTGCAGAAAATGATGATTAGGAAATGCTATATTGCTGGAAAGCCCTCTGTAACAGCCACACAAATGCTTGAATCTATGATTCATAATCCCCGTCCTACGCGCGCGGAGGTATCCGATGTTGCGAATGCAATATATGACAGCACCTCGGCAGTCATGCTATCGGGAGAAACCGCAATTGGACATTACCCGATCGAAGCTGTCACCATGATGAAAGAAATCATTAAAGAAACAGAAGAAGATTTTGACCACTACCATCACTTTAGCATGCAGACACCTTACATCAGCAATGATGTCCCAACAGCTGTTTCCTTGGCTACAGTGAAGATTTCTCATACTGCCAATGCAAAAGCTATCTTCACGTTTACAAACAGCGGAGGCACCGCTAGATTGCTTTCACGCTTAAGACCTCCCATGCCAATCATCGCACTGACTCCCAATGAAAAATGCTATAATCAAATGGCCCTTAATTGGGGTGTCATTCCTTGCAAAGAGGCTGAGCCTGTTAAAAACATTCAAGATGCATTTAAACAAATCAGCTCATTTGCCCTAGAAAAAGGACATGTAAATTCTGGAGATCTTGTCCTAGTTACAGCTGGATCTCCCTTTGGATTTACTGGAACGACAAATATGATGATCGTCGAAAGCATCGGCGATGTTCTAGTACGTGGAATGGTTGGATTTGGCCCACGAGTTCACGGAAACATTTGTTTTGCTTTATCAAGCGATTCTAAAGAAGTATACGAGGTTAAAGGTAAGTTGCTCGTTATCACCAACTGTGATGAATCTTATCTCCCATTGATTAAAGAATCTCTCGGTGTCATTTTAGAGAATTTTCCGAACGATAAAACGTCTGAACAGTTTCTTAAAAAAATGATGGAATCCCTTCATAAACCCTATCTGTGCCAAGCAGCCCATGCCACACGGATTTTGAAGGAAGGGGGAATGGTCACTTTAGACCCTGAGAAAAAGATCATCTATAAGGGAATTGTTTTGAATGTGTGA
- a CDS encoding fatty acid desaturase family protein, whose translation MKLKFQANQKDDFFTVVKKRVEQDFAIQAKSCHANWQMWLKTLLLLVAYVTCYGALISNSFSFNGVLLLYCGLGIIKPLIGFNVTHDALHGAYSHHHKLNRFLGYSFDINGTSSYIWKITHNVLHHTYTNIPGHDSDIDKAIWLRLSPKDEVYWFHRYQPYYAPFLYCLTSLNWILFFDPVWFYRGAINGKVPPKDTAIFTTLKIFSLFFFIGLPMYLLSLSWWQVLLGYFCMQFVGGFMIALVFQLAHIVESVAFPEPDSVGRMANNWATHELLTTSNFATHNRVLSYFLGGLNFQIEHHLFPNVCHVHYPHISKIVKKTTEEFGLPYNEQPTFFQAIGSHFRMLGKLGRGEILSNPEVREDL comes from the coding sequence TTGAAATTAAAATTTCAAGCTAACCAAAAGGATGATTTTTTCACCGTAGTAAAAAAAAGAGTTGAACAGGATTTTGCAATACAGGCCAAATCCTGTCATGCAAACTGGCAGATGTGGTTAAAGACCCTTCTGCTCCTTGTGGCATATGTCACTTGCTATGGAGCTTTAATTTCGAATAGCTTTTCATTTAACGGAGTTCTTCTACTCTATTGCGGACTTGGCATCATCAAGCCCCTTATTGGTTTTAATGTGACTCATGATGCTCTGCATGGAGCTTATAGCCATCATCATAAATTGAATCGCTTTCTGGGCTATTCTTTTGACATCAATGGAACTAGTTCTTACATCTGGAAAATCACACACAATGTGCTCCATCACACCTATACGAACATTCCAGGACACGACTCCGATATTGACAAAGCGATCTGGCTACGTCTTTCCCCGAAAGATGAGGTCTATTGGTTTCATCGATACCAGCCGTACTATGCCCCCTTTTTGTATTGTCTCACCAGCCTCAATTGGATTTTATTTTTTGATCCTGTTTGGTTTTATCGTGGTGCCATTAATGGAAAAGTGCCACCCAAGGACACCGCTATCTTTACCACTCTAAAAATTTTTTCATTATTTTTTTTCATCGGCCTTCCTATGTATCTACTCAGCCTATCTTGGTGGCAAGTACTATTGGGATATTTTTGCATGCAATTTGTGGGAGGATTTATGATAGCGCTCGTCTTTCAACTCGCGCATATTGTAGAAAGTGTGGCATTTCCAGAGCCCGACTCCGTTGGAAGAATGGCGAATAATTGGGCAACCCATGAGCTATTAACGACATCAAATTTTGCAACCCACAATCGCGTGTTGTCCTATTTTTTAGGTGGATTGAATTTTCAGATCGAGCACCATCTTTTTCCTAACGTCTGCCACGTACATTATCCACATATTTCAAAAATTGTCAAAAAAACGACTGAAGAGTTTGGGCTGCCTTACAATGAACAACCCACTTTTTTTCAAGCGATTGGTTCCCATTTTCGTATGCTCGGAAAATTAGGTCGAGGAGAAATCCTTTCTAATCCCGAAGTTCGAGAGGATCTATAG
- the cdaA gene encoding diadenylate cyclase CdaA — MNVFHFMIPGLEIIIIAIMVYNLLSFFWNTRAMDLILGLLAFVAVYAGAKWLDFPVLQKLMWYFINVAVIAVLIIFQPELRLALSKMSVKGKKYREITEFDKFLDSTAQTIYRLSERRIGALVLLENQDSLDEFANKAVVLNAQFSPELLESIFTTTTPLHDGAVIIRGMTILSAATILPLADDSSQLSKSMGTRHRAGLGISQITDALIIVVSEETGKVSIAREGIMTRGVKMDRFKGIIRSVFTPPKTKVESGFDLIGQLKQWNQ; from the coding sequence ATGAATGTATTTCATTTTATGATTCCGGGATTGGAAATCATCATTATTGCTATAATGGTGTACAACCTTCTGTCGTTTTTTTGGAATACACGAGCGATGGATTTGATTTTGGGTTTGCTGGCCTTTGTTGCTGTTTATGCAGGAGCTAAATGGCTTGACTTTCCTGTTCTCCAAAAGCTTATGTGGTATTTCATCAACGTAGCGGTAATTGCCGTCTTAATTATTTTTCAACCAGAGTTACGACTGGCGCTTTCTAAAATGAGCGTTAAGGGAAAGAAATATCGGGAAATTACCGAATTCGATAAGTTTCTCGACAGTACTGCTCAAACTATTTATCGCTTGTCGGAAAGGCGAATTGGCGCTCTCGTTTTGCTTGAAAATCAGGATTCATTAGATGAGTTTGCCAATAAAGCCGTCGTTTTAAATGCCCAGTTTTCTCCTGAATTACTCGAATCCATTTTTACAACGACAACGCCTTTGCATGATGGCGCCGTAATTATTCGAGGAATGACAATTTTGTCAGCCGCAACTATTTTGCCATTAGCTGATGATAGTTCACAGCTTTCCAAATCGATGGGAACAAGGCACCGTGCAGGTCTTGGAATTAGCCAAATTACGGATGCGCTTATTATTGTTGTCTCTGAAGAAACGGGAAAAGTATCCATCGCTCGAGAAGGCATTATGACTCGAGGAGTTAAAATGGACCGTTTTAAAGGAATCATCCGCAGCGTATTCACCCCTCCTAAAACTAAAGTGGAATCAGGTTTTGATTTGATAGGACAGCTTAAACAATGGAATCAGTAA
- a CDS encoding AMP-binding protein produces MLVDWFSPQNEILINPKYSKLIHEKIAAALQNNVHLESHICVATSGSTAQVCEFPKMVLLAKESVLISAQAVNFHLEANQSDRWIHALPDFHVGGLGIWARSLLSKARVHIFQEKWNPFAFYECVVKHAGTLTALVPTQIFDLVMHKLSAPPSLRAIVVGGGKLTESLYLQARSLGWCVLPSYGLTECASQVATAGLDSLKSMHYPSLSLLSHVEASIYADRIALKSPSLLTAYLESSRGDIRIIDPKRDGLFQTEDRGAIVGQTLEIFGRDQNFFKIGGESVDFANLEKILEQVKMRLQICFDVALIPFPDERLGHVIHFVTDAEYQQVRQLVEIYNISVLPYEKIRKVHCLPFLPRSATGKLLRGNLVNIIESS; encoded by the coding sequence ATGTTGGTTGATTGGTTTTCTCCTCAGAATGAAATTCTTATTAATCCTAAATATTCTAAATTGATACACGAGAAAATTGCGGCAGCCCTTCAGAATAACGTCCATTTAGAGAGTCACATTTGTGTGGCTACTTCGGGTTCAACTGCACAGGTCTGTGAATTTCCCAAAATGGTTTTGCTGGCTAAGGAAAGTGTGCTGATTTCTGCGCAAGCCGTGAACTTCCATCTAGAAGCGAATCAAAGTGATCGATGGATCCATGCTTTACCTGATTTTCATGTAGGAGGCTTGGGTATTTGGGCCAGAAGCCTGCTATCAAAAGCGCGCGTGCACATATTTCAAGAAAAATGGAATCCTTTTGCTTTTTATGAATGTGTTGTGAAGCATGCGGGAACACTTACGGCTCTAGTTCCAACGCAAATCTTTGATCTTGTTATGCATAAGCTTTCGGCCCCACCAAGCTTACGTGCCATAGTGGTCGGTGGAGGAAAACTGACGGAATCACTTTATCTGCAAGCCCGTAGTCTGGGTTGGTGTGTTTTACCTAGCTATGGGTTAACAGAATGTGCTTCTCAAGTAGCCACAGCAGGTTTAGATAGTTTAAAGTCCATGCATTATCCTTCTCTTTCACTTTTATCACATGTTGAAGCGTCGATCTATGCGGATAGAATTGCTTTAAAAAGCCCCTCATTATTGACAGCCTATCTTGAATCGAGTAGGGGAGATATTCGGATTATAGATCCCAAGCGTGATGGCCTTTTTCAAACAGAAGATCGCGGGGCGATCGTTGGCCAAACATTAGAAATATTCGGAAGAGATCAAAATTTCTTCAAAATTGGTGGAGAAAGTGTTGATTTTGCAAATCTAGAAAAAATCCTAGAACAAGTGAAGATGCGGCTTCAAATTTGCTTTGATGTCGCTCTTATTCCATTCCCTGACGAGCGGTTAGGTCATGTCATTCATTTTGTGACAGATGCGGAATATCAGCAGGTTAGACAATTAGTAGAAATATATAATATTTCTGTTTTGCCTTATGAAAAAATTCGAAAAGTTCATTGCCTTCCATTTCTGCCTCGTTCGGCCACAGGTAAACTTTTACGAGGAAATCTAGTTAATATTATTGAAAGCTCATAA
- a CDS encoding CdaR family protein: MESVKDFFFHNWGRKAVAVISAIIIWFFVNHSILETKTIPNVPVKIVNLAPDKTVLGLLSNGILERRMTLTLTGTKDVIQDLEPGDVQVLLDASTADSDDWVVRISKKNLVSLNPAINLLQHITAVDHAEFVIKLTKLVTAKIPILVMPPVGNPPEGYEYLDVWPQKLMQTLSGPREEIERLKNKGLKLTFNLDKIASADLDKLSNDPSHTYDDEISFPVPEKWKQVAIPFRQYAMEEINDPEAANLRIDFLRKKLLPLKQELPVQVFYPFKNSSDINPHTYSLSFQGPIIEKNGISIFSVPLYVKDVSRLFLDIIRDNLQIVVIAAPKDEREILQWSIEIIDAHALEDTYVAYSLSALPEDKNVSALSSKRQETLLRERFREYVQRLALYVTPDRKLLLDSRLDDHQIKVQIGK; encoded by the coding sequence ATGGAATCAGTAAAAGACTTTTTTTTTCATAATTGGGGCCGTAAAGCTGTTGCAGTCATTTCTGCCATCATCATTTGGTTTTTTGTGAATCATTCGATTCTTGAAACGAAAACCATCCCCAATGTTCCCGTTAAAATTGTCAATCTGGCCCCAGATAAAACAGTGCTTGGCTTGTTGTCCAATGGAATTTTGGAGAGACGAATGACTTTGACGTTGACTGGGACGAAGGATGTTATTCAAGATTTGGAACCCGGAGATGTTCAAGTTCTTTTAGATGCTTCAACAGCAGATAGCGACGACTGGGTTGTGCGCATATCCAAGAAAAATTTGGTTAGTTTGAATCCCGCTATTAACCTTTTACAACACATTACGGCTGTTGATCACGCTGAATTTGTGATTAAGCTGACGAAGCTTGTGACAGCGAAGATCCCTATTTTAGTAATGCCGCCGGTAGGAAATCCTCCTGAAGGATATGAATATTTGGACGTTTGGCCGCAAAAACTCATGCAAACCTTGAGCGGACCCCGAGAGGAAATAGAACGATTAAAAAATAAAGGCTTAAAGCTGACATTTAACCTGGATAAAATTGCGTCAGCTGACTTAGACAAATTAAGTAATGATCCCTCACATACATATGATGATGAAATTAGTTTTCCTGTCCCCGAAAAATGGAAGCAGGTTGCGATTCCTTTTCGCCAGTATGCAATGGAGGAGATTAATGACCCAGAAGCGGCTAATTTGCGGATAGACTTTTTGAGAAAAAAGCTTTTGCCTTTAAAACAAGAACTTCCTGTGCAAGTTTTTTATCCTTTTAAAAATAGCTCTGACATTAACCCTCATACCTATTCCTTGTCTTTTCAAGGTCCGATCATTGAAAAAAATGGGATTTCGATCTTCTCTGTTCCACTTTATGTGAAAGATGTCAGTCGTTTATTTCTCGATATTATTCGCGATAATTTGCAGATTGTCGTGATTGCTGCTCCAAAAGATGAAAGAGAGATTCTGCAGTGGAGCATTGAAATTATTGATGCACATGCATTAGAAGATACCTATGTGGCCTATTCCCTTAGTGCTTTACCTGAAGACAAAAACGTTTCGGCATTATCTTCAAAAAGGCAAGAAACTCTTTTAAGAGAACGTTTTAGAGAATATGTGCAACGCTTAGCTTTGTATGTAACTCCTGATCGTAAACTATTGCTAGATAGTCGTTTAGATGACCACCAAATTAAAGTCCAAATAGGAAAATAG